One window from the genome of Candidatus Woesearchaeota archaeon encodes:
- a CDS encoding Lrp/AsnC family transcriptional regulator, with product MNKETDEIDKKIVNLLLFDADITNRDIASRCGIALGTVNNRIKRLKRTGIIKKKTIIVDYEKLGYTIEVLIALKIKKGRFYEIVKKLAADPNVFLVMDITGDYDVEILARFHTKRQLDSFIKKLQQEPDVESTRTRLILNIYREKEIK from the coding sequence ATGAACAAGGAAACAGATGAAATTGACAAAAAAATTGTAAATCTTCTGCTTTTTGACGCAGACATTACGAACAGGGACATCGCTTCAAGATGCGGCATAGCTCTTGGAACAGTGAACAACAGGATAAAAAGATTAAAAAGAACAGGCATAATAAAGAAAAAGACAATCATAGTGGATTATGAAAAGCTGGGCTACACAATAGAAGTTCTAATTGCTTTAAAGATCAAAAAAGGCAGATTTTATGAAATAGTGAAGAAATTGGCTGCAGACCCGAATGTATTTCTGGTAATGGATATAACCGGCGATTATGACGTAGAAATCCTTGCAAGGTTCCATACAAAAAGGCAGCTGGACAGTTTTATCAAAAAACTGCAGCAGGAGCCAGATGTAGAGTCTACAAGGACAAGATTGATACTGAATATTTATAGAGAAAAAGAAATAAAGTAA